In a genomic window of Hippoglossus stenolepis isolate QCI-W04-F060 chromosome 17, HSTE1.2, whole genome shotgun sequence:
- the si:ch211-171h4.3 gene encoding serine/threonine-protein kinase SBK1 isoform X2, producing the protein MTAAAKLLDEMCHLTAQSLTPMDTSEHFQVLKLLGEGSYGKVMLAVHRNRGEGTNPESLKPQRIKMRLDVPVSSSHPSLTRALGIAYSTPSHYVFAQQASLFGDLYDIILPEVGMEEDSCQRVVSQLCGALSHLHSLGFVHRDLKAENVFLCDSACRWVKLGDFGMVKARGTRVPEVWYSSPYCTPEAETARGNEDSWSSMNDGEEEKKKTRVWVSVEPSTDSWALGVLTYAMLTGSHPWAETASDCRSYLKYQEWFDGVKGPEDELDRPEEGTKDSLPVAPQFACFTPLARSLFLSLLHPRAELRGQPEDALSYLGGDWMMEQERERLEEERKKSRGKADFRSMKEMEGRGER; encoded by the exons ATGACA GCCGCCGCGAAGCTTCTGGACGAGATGTGCCACCTGACGGCTCAGTCTCTGACACCAATGGACACATCGGAGCACTTCCAGGTCCTGAAGCTGCTCGGTGAGGGCTCGTATGGAAAGGTCATGCTGGCTGTGCACAGGAACAGAGGTGAGGGAACTAACCCTGAATCACTAAAGCCTCAGAGAATAAAGATGAGACTTGATGTCCCTGTGTCCTCCAG CCACCCCTCCCTCACCAGAGCTCTGGGAATCGCCTACTCCACGCCTTCGCACTACGTCTTCGCTCAGCAGGCGAGCCTCTTTGGCGACCTCTATGACATCATCTTGCCCGAG gTGGGTATGGAGGAGGACAGTTGTCAGCGTGTGGTGTCCCAGCTGTGTGGCGCTCTGTCCCATCTGCACTCCCTTGGTTTCGTCCACAGGGACCTCAAGGCAGAGAACGTCTTCCTGTGTGACTCCGCCTGCCGCTGGGTCAAACTGGGAGACTTTGGCATG GTGAAGGCCAGAGGCACCAGGGTCCCGGAGGTGTGGTACAGCTCCCCATACTGCACCCCCGAGGCCGAGACGGCTCGTGGAAATGAGGACAGCTGGAGTAGCATGAATGAcggtgaagaggagaagaagaagacgagggTTTGGGTTTCCGTGGAGCCCAGCACCGACAGCTGGGCCCTGGGAGTCCTGACCTACGCCATGCTCACTGGCAGTCACCCCTGGGCGGAAACAGCCAGCGACTGCCGCTCATACCTGAAATATCAGGAGTGGTTTGACGGAGTGAAAGGTCCTGAAGATGAGCTGGATCGGCCTGAAGAAGGAACGAAAGACAGCCTTCCTGTTGCACCCCAGTTCGCATGCTTCACCCCGCTGGCCCGTTCCCTCTTCCTGTCGCTCCTCCACCCGCGAGCCGAGCTCCGCGGACAACCTGAGGATGCGTTGAGTTACCTCGGAGGAGACTGGAtg
- the si:ch211-171h4.3 gene encoding serine/threonine-protein kinase SBK1 isoform X1: protein MTAAAKLLDEMCHLTAQSLTPMDTSEHFQVLKLLGEGSYGKVMLAVHRNRGTPMALKFFPRESTSLFSFLREYNLSLSFCSHPSLTRALGIAYSTPSHYVFAQQASLFGDLYDIILPEVGMEEDSCQRVVSQLCGALSHLHSLGFVHRDLKAENVFLCDSACRWVKLGDFGMVKARGTRVPEVWYSSPYCTPEAETARGNEDSWSSMNDGEEEKKKTRVWVSVEPSTDSWALGVLTYAMLTGSHPWAETASDCRSYLKYQEWFDGVKGPEDELDRPEEGTKDSLPVAPQFACFTPLARSLFLSLLHPRAELRGQPEDALSYLGGDWMMEQERERLEEERKKSRGKADFRSMKEMEGRGER from the exons ATGACA GCCGCCGCGAAGCTTCTGGACGAGATGTGCCACCTGACGGCTCAGTCTCTGACACCAATGGACACATCGGAGCACTTCCAGGTCCTGAAGCTGCTCGGTGAGGGCTCGTATGGAAAGGTCATGCTGGCTGTGCACAGGAACAGAG GTACGCCGATGGCTCTGAAGTTCTTCCCTCGGGAGTCCACCTCTCTGTTCTCTTTCCTGAGGGAGTATaacctctctctgtccttctgtaGCCACCCCTCCCTCACCAGAGCTCTGGGAATCGCCTACTCCACGCCTTCGCACTACGTCTTCGCTCAGCAGGCGAGCCTCTTTGGCGACCTCTATGACATCATCTTGCCCGAG gTGGGTATGGAGGAGGACAGTTGTCAGCGTGTGGTGTCCCAGCTGTGTGGCGCTCTGTCCCATCTGCACTCCCTTGGTTTCGTCCACAGGGACCTCAAGGCAGAGAACGTCTTCCTGTGTGACTCCGCCTGCCGCTGGGTCAAACTGGGAGACTTTGGCATG GTGAAGGCCAGAGGCACCAGGGTCCCGGAGGTGTGGTACAGCTCCCCATACTGCACCCCCGAGGCCGAGACGGCTCGTGGAAATGAGGACAGCTGGAGTAGCATGAATGAcggtgaagaggagaagaagaagacgagggTTTGGGTTTCCGTGGAGCCCAGCACCGACAGCTGGGCCCTGGGAGTCCTGACCTACGCCATGCTCACTGGCAGTCACCCCTGGGCGGAAACAGCCAGCGACTGCCGCTCATACCTGAAATATCAGGAGTGGTTTGACGGAGTGAAAGGTCCTGAAGATGAGCTGGATCGGCCTGAAGAAGGAACGAAAGACAGCCTTCCTGTTGCACCCCAGTTCGCATGCTTCACCCCGCTGGCCCGTTCCCTCTTCCTGTCGCTCCTCCACCCGCGAGCCGAGCTCCGCGGACAACCTGAGGATGCGTTGAGTTACCTCGGAGGAGACTGGAtg
- the si:ch211-171h4.3 gene encoding serine/threonine-protein kinase SBK1 isoform X3: MCHLTAQSLTPMDTSEHFQVLKLLGEGSYGKVMLAVHRNRGTPMALKFFPRESTSLFSFLREYNLSLSFCSHPSLTRALGIAYSTPSHYVFAQQASLFGDLYDIILPEVGMEEDSCQRVVSQLCGALSHLHSLGFVHRDLKAENVFLCDSACRWVKLGDFGMVKARGTRVPEVWYSSPYCTPEAETARGNEDSWSSMNDGEEEKKKTRVWVSVEPSTDSWALGVLTYAMLTGSHPWAETASDCRSYLKYQEWFDGVKGPEDELDRPEEGTKDSLPVAPQFACFTPLARSLFLSLLHPRAELRGQPEDALSYLGGDWMMEQERERLEEERKKSRGKADFRSMKEMEGRGER; this comes from the exons ATGTGCCACCTGACGGCTCAGTCTCTGACACCAATGGACACATCGGAGCACTTCCAGGTCCTGAAGCTGCTCGGTGAGGGCTCGTATGGAAAGGTCATGCTGGCTGTGCACAGGAACAGAG GTACGCCGATGGCTCTGAAGTTCTTCCCTCGGGAGTCCACCTCTCTGTTCTCTTTCCTGAGGGAGTATaacctctctctgtccttctgtaGCCACCCCTCCCTCACCAGAGCTCTGGGAATCGCCTACTCCACGCCTTCGCACTACGTCTTCGCTCAGCAGGCGAGCCTCTTTGGCGACCTCTATGACATCATCTTGCCCGAG gTGGGTATGGAGGAGGACAGTTGTCAGCGTGTGGTGTCCCAGCTGTGTGGCGCTCTGTCCCATCTGCACTCCCTTGGTTTCGTCCACAGGGACCTCAAGGCAGAGAACGTCTTCCTGTGTGACTCCGCCTGCCGCTGGGTCAAACTGGGAGACTTTGGCATG GTGAAGGCCAGAGGCACCAGGGTCCCGGAGGTGTGGTACAGCTCCCCATACTGCACCCCCGAGGCCGAGACGGCTCGTGGAAATGAGGACAGCTGGAGTAGCATGAATGAcggtgaagaggagaagaagaagacgagggTTTGGGTTTCCGTGGAGCCCAGCACCGACAGCTGGGCCCTGGGAGTCCTGACCTACGCCATGCTCACTGGCAGTCACCCCTGGGCGGAAACAGCCAGCGACTGCCGCTCATACCTGAAATATCAGGAGTGGTTTGACGGAGTGAAAGGTCCTGAAGATGAGCTGGATCGGCCTGAAGAAGGAACGAAAGACAGCCTTCCTGTTGCACCCCAGTTCGCATGCTTCACCCCGCTGGCCCGTTCCCTCTTCCTGTCGCTCCTCCACCCGCGAGCCGAGCTCCGCGGACAACCTGAGGATGCGTTGAGTTACCTCGGAGGAGACTGGAtg